A genomic window from Actinomycetaceae bacterium MB13-C1-2 includes:
- a CDS encoding helix-turn-helix domain-containing protein translates to MGHRTEEVEFAPDVLESNCPSRRLLRDVTGRWAPLVLISLDDGISRFGDLHRAIGGSNERMLSQTLTTLVGDGFVTRDQGTNERPVYGLTEGGREIARQLKALRDAVYDHLNASDASPTDVALE, encoded by the coding sequence ATGGGACACAGGACAGAAGAGGTTGAGTTTGCTCCAGACGTTCTTGAGTCGAATTGCCCGTCCCGAAGATTGCTGCGGGACGTTACCGGCCGCTGGGCACCGCTTGTCCTTATCTCGCTGGACGATGGCATTAGCCGCTTCGGGGACTTGCACCGCGCAATCGGCGGCTCCAACGAACGCATGTTGTCACAAACGCTTACAACCCTTGTTGGCGATGGGTTTGTCACCCGCGATCAGGGCACAAACGAACGCCCGGTCTACGGGTTAACGGAAGGAGGGCGAGAAATCGCCCGCCAGCTCAAGGCTCTGCGTGACGCGGTCTACGATCATCTGAATGCGTCAGACGCCAGTCCCACCGACGTGGCACTCGAGTAA